From the genome of Streptacidiphilus rugosus AM-16, one region includes:
- a CDS encoding NHLP bacteriocin export ABC transporter permease/ATPase subunit, which produces MSSPVVEREAALDEFFTDAATPSADRHLVLDDPRQVLLVEQGAVDLFAVQLEDGAPVGRWTFLCRIGTGTLLPGAPTGPRHGIVARPVLGARVALVPTRRLEQLSGPDAGQRAVEQCVSGLERGISGLAGSLRDGLPPREFVPLDPSGSTELTKGQALRSVDGVRWVRIESGTVEMPEGVAGELTAGEQLFLTDRDWLVAGGPARVTACSLRELLEQGRLWEQLTVHSGRLLFTVDRRVERQRAQEQELFAARAERDAGTLGESARGFDTVLRDTASRVRLADAAADPPTLAAARLVASQLGFTVKAPVAGPGHDRHLDQLQAIALASGVRTRPVRLDGRWWRKDLGPMVGYRKGGAAVALLPVGGRYVVAEAGTVTPLGPGLAAELENRATVLYQPLPHSVRSVGGLLRFGLRNNRRDLWMFAGMGTLVALIGLLVPVMTGEVLGTFVAHAQRNLIVEGSLVVIGSALAVAALSVVQNIAVLRIESRSAAAMQVGIWTRLLSLPASFFSGWSTGELGTTVLGVSAAQETLSGMMTTATLGLLTGLANLVLVYFYDLRLAGLATALVLAGALFAALAGRIEIRWQRRLYAHEQAMSSRVFQLLTAVPKLRVTAVEDRVFGVWAGQFSRGRSLAASSRRIQNLVTTFNAGFPLVCSVVIFAVIGGPLKGQVSIPVFLSFFTAFNLLIASSLQFTSAAVTAMGVVPMLEKLRPILSEEPEVDDTKAEPGDLSGRVGLNHVSFRYGQDGPPVLQDVTVQVEPGEFVALVGPSGSGKSTVLRLLLGFERPESGTVLYDGQDLAELEISAVRRQCGVVLQHGALLAGDIKANIIGSSNHTVDDAWAAAEMAGISEDIAAMPMGMNTVLSEGTSTLSGGQRQRLMIARALVSRPRIVFFDEATSALDNPTQRLVTESTRRLKATRIVIAHRLSTVAEADRIIVLDHGRVVQQGTYQELLADAEGLFARLASRQM; this is translated from the coding sequence GTGAGCAGCCCTGTGGTCGAACGCGAAGCGGCGCTCGACGAGTTCTTCACCGACGCCGCGACGCCCAGCGCCGACCGGCACCTGGTCCTGGACGACCCGCGTCAGGTGTTGCTGGTGGAGCAGGGGGCCGTGGATCTCTTCGCGGTCCAGCTGGAGGACGGTGCCCCGGTGGGCCGGTGGACCTTCCTGTGCCGGATCGGGACGGGCACCCTGCTGCCCGGCGCGCCCACCGGTCCCCGGCACGGCATCGTGGCCCGTCCGGTGCTCGGCGCCCGCGTCGCGCTGGTGCCGACCCGGCGTCTGGAGCAGCTGTCCGGTCCTGACGCCGGGCAGCGCGCCGTCGAGCAGTGCGTCAGCGGGCTGGAGCGCGGGATCAGCGGCCTGGCCGGCTCGCTGCGGGACGGCCTGCCGCCGCGCGAGTTCGTCCCGCTCGACCCGAGCGGCAGCACCGAACTGACGAAGGGCCAGGCGCTCAGGTCGGTCGACGGGGTGCGCTGGGTACGGATCGAGTCGGGCACGGTCGAGATGCCGGAGGGCGTCGCCGGGGAGCTCACCGCCGGCGAGCAGCTCTTCCTGACCGACCGCGACTGGCTCGTCGCCGGCGGCCCGGCCCGGGTGACCGCCTGCTCGCTGCGCGAGCTGCTCGAACAGGGCCGGCTCTGGGAGCAGCTGACCGTCCACAGCGGACGCCTGCTGTTCACCGTCGACCGCAGGGTCGAGCGCCAGCGGGCCCAGGAGCAGGAGCTGTTCGCCGCCCGCGCCGAACGCGACGCGGGCACCCTGGGCGAGTCCGCGCGCGGCTTCGACACGGTCCTGCGCGACACCGCCTCCCGGGTCCGCCTGGCCGACGCCGCCGCCGACCCGCCCACGCTGGCCGCCGCCCGGCTGGTCGCCTCGCAGCTCGGCTTCACCGTCAAGGCGCCGGTCGCCGGACCGGGCCACGACCGCCATCTGGACCAGCTCCAGGCCATCGCGCTCGCCTCCGGCGTGCGCACCCGCCCGGTCCGTCTGGACGGACGCTGGTGGCGCAAGGACCTCGGCCCGATGGTCGGCTACCGCAAGGGCGGCGCCGCCGTGGCGCTGCTGCCGGTCGGCGGCCGCTACGTGGTGGCCGAGGCCGGCACGGTGACGCCGCTGGGCCCCGGCCTGGCGGCCGAGCTGGAGAACCGTGCCACCGTGCTCTACCAGCCGCTGCCGCACAGCGTCCGCAGCGTCGGCGGCCTGCTCCGCTTCGGGCTGCGCAACAACCGCCGCGACCTGTGGATGTTCGCCGGGATGGGCACCCTGGTGGCCCTGATCGGCCTGCTGGTCCCGGTGATGACCGGGGAGGTGCTCGGCACCTTCGTCGCGCACGCCCAGCGGAACCTGATCGTCGAGGGCTCGCTGGTGGTGATCGGCTCGGCGCTGGCGGTCGCGGCGCTGTCGGTGGTGCAGAACATCGCCGTGTTGCGGATCGAGAGCCGCTCGGCCGCCGCCATGCAGGTCGGCATCTGGACCCGGCTGCTCTCCCTGCCCGCCTCCTTCTTCTCCGGGTGGTCCACCGGCGAGCTGGGCACCACCGTGCTCGGCGTCAGCGCCGCGCAGGAGACGCTCTCCGGCATGATGACCACGGCCACCCTGGGTCTGCTCACCGGGCTGGCCAACCTGGTCCTGGTCTATTTCTACGACCTGCGCCTGGCCGGCCTGGCCACCGCGCTGGTACTGGCCGGCGCGCTCTTCGCGGCGCTGGCGGGCCGGATCGAGATCCGCTGGCAGCGCCGCCTGTACGCGCACGAGCAGGCGATGTCCTCGCGGGTCTTCCAACTGCTCACCGCGGTGCCGAAGCTGCGGGTCACCGCGGTCGAGGACCGGGTGTTCGGGGTCTGGGCCGGCCAGTTCAGCCGGGGCCGCAGCCTGGCGGCCTCCTCGCGGCGCATCCAGAACCTGGTCACGACCTTCAACGCCGGGTTCCCGCTGGTCTGTTCGGTCGTCATCTTCGCGGTGATCGGCGGGCCGCTGAAGGGGCAGGTGTCGATCCCGGTCTTCCTCTCCTTCTTCACCGCCTTCAACCTGCTGATCGCGTCCAGCCTGCAGTTCACCTCCGCGGCGGTGACCGCGATGGGCGTGGTGCCGATGCTGGAGAAACTCAGGCCGATCCTCAGCGAGGAGCCCGAGGTCGACGACACCAAGGCCGAACCCGGCGACCTGTCCGGACGGGTGGGGCTCAACCACGTCTCGTTCCGCTACGGGCAGGACGGCCCGCCGGTGCTGCAGGACGTCACAGTCCAGGTGGAGCCCGGGGAGTTCGTGGCCCTGGTCGGGCCCTCGGGCAGCGGCAAGTCGACGGTGCTGCGCCTGCTGCTCGGCTTCGAGCGGCCGGAGTCGGGGACCGTCCTCTACGACGGCCAGGACCTGGCGGAGCTGGAGATCTCGGCGGTGCGACGGCAGTGCGGCGTGGTGCTCCAGCACGGAGCCCTGCTGGCCGGGGACATCAAGGCCAACATCATCGGCAGCAGCAACCACACCGTGGACGACGCCTGGGCGGCGGCCGAGATGGCGGGCATCTCCGAGGACATCGCGGCCATGCCGATGGGCATGAACACCGTCCTGTCCGAGGGCACCAGCACCCTGTCCGGCGGCCAGCGACAGCGCCTGATGATCGCCCGCGCGCTCGTCTCCCGGCCCCGCATCGTCTTCTTCGACGAGGCCACCAGCGCCCTGGACAACCCGACCCAGCGCCTGGTCACCGAGAGCACCCGACGGCTCAAGGCCACCCGGATCGTGATCGCCCACCGCCTCTCCACCGTGGCGGAGGCGGACCGGATCATCGTGCTGGACCACGGCCGTGTGGTGCAGCAGGGCACCTACCAGGAGCTGCTCGCCGATGCCGAGGGCCTGTTCGCCCGGCTGGCGAGCCGCCAGATGTGA
- a CDS encoding SagB family peptide dehydrogenase, with amino-acid sequence MTIASEYVGEETGARPEAGPEVGPEAEHGAVHWRLGLRRDAELDSSRPGGTLQVTAPFGALALGAPPAGIRAALAALAGGERSEDELAATVVRRDGEAGLLRWHLMLRKLDGHGLLEHALHLDRPDAEAHAPQQVRPVARLRVVGRGAGAPGPAPDPAGRLRLSRFATATPQDGLLAVRAPGNPLAVELGPAGAVLLGALADWTTPALLAHRAGSLPLDAVRQALRLFAAAGLLTQGGPGREQPEERRLAQWSAADLAFHAHTRFPGTVAASGGTYPGAARFAPEPASPPPFPGERIALPVPDLELAAGRERPFAQILEDRRSIRDHDEEPLTVDQLAELLYRTVRRRQTFVGSDGQELADRPCPSGGAVHELEVYPLVGSCAGVPAGLWHYATDRHELERVAEPGPATAALLTAARETSLMTADPQVLLLITARFGRVMWKYEAVAYPLILKHVGVLYQSLYLTGTAMGLAVCGLGGGDAADFATASGLDWLTEGTVGEFVVGSRPATLRQDIGVPRREARR; translated from the coding sequence ATGACGATCGCCTCGGAGTACGTCGGCGAGGAGACCGGCGCCAGGCCCGAGGCCGGGCCGGAGGTCGGGCCGGAGGCCGAGCACGGCGCCGTGCACTGGCGGCTGGGACTGCGCCGGGACGCCGAGCTCGACTCGAGCCGTCCCGGCGGCACGCTCCAGGTGACCGCGCCGTTCGGGGCGCTGGCCCTGGGCGCGCCGCCGGCCGGGATCCGGGCGGCGCTGGCCGCCCTGGCGGGCGGCGAGCGGTCCGAGGACGAGCTGGCCGCGACGGTGGTGCGGCGGGACGGCGAGGCCGGACTGCTGCGCTGGCACCTGATGCTGCGCAAGCTGGACGGCCACGGCCTGCTGGAGCACGCGCTGCACCTGGACCGTCCGGACGCCGAGGCGCACGCCCCGCAGCAGGTCCGGCCGGTGGCGCGGCTGCGCGTGGTCGGCCGCGGCGCGGGCGCTCCGGGCCCCGCGCCGGACCCGGCCGGACGGCTGAGGCTGTCCAGATTCGCCACCGCCACGCCCCAGGACGGCCTGCTGGCCGTCCGCGCCCCCGGCAACCCGCTCGCGGTCGAGCTGGGGCCGGCCGGCGCGGTGCTGCTCGGCGCACTGGCGGACTGGACCACCCCGGCGCTGCTGGCCCACCGGGCCGGCAGCCTGCCGTTGGACGCGGTGCGGCAGGCGCTGCGGCTCTTCGCCGCCGCGGGCCTGCTGACCCAGGGCGGGCCGGGCCGCGAGCAGCCCGAGGAGCGGCGTCTGGCCCAGTGGTCCGCCGCGGACCTGGCCTTCCACGCGCACACCCGGTTCCCCGGCACAGTGGCGGCGTCGGGCGGCACCTATCCGGGCGCCGCGCGCTTCGCGCCCGAGCCCGCCTCGCCCCCGCCGTTCCCCGGCGAGCGGATCGCGCTCCCGGTCCCGGACCTGGAGCTGGCGGCCGGGCGCGAGCGTCCGTTCGCCCAGATCCTGGAGGACCGCCGCTCGATCCGCGACCACGACGAGGAACCGCTGACGGTCGACCAGCTGGCGGAGCTGCTCTACCGCACGGTGCGCCGCCGGCAGACCTTCGTCGGCAGCGACGGCCAGGAGCTGGCCGACCGGCCCTGCCCCAGCGGGGGAGCGGTGCACGAGCTGGAGGTCTACCCGCTGGTCGGCTCCTGCGCCGGGGTGCCCGCCGGACTGTGGCACTACGCGACCGACCGGCACGAGCTGGAGCGCGTCGCCGAGCCGGGACCGGCCACCGCGGCGCTGCTGACCGCGGCCAGGGAGACCTCCCTGATGACCGCGGATCCGCAGGTGCTGCTGCTGATCACCGCGCGCTTCGGCCGGGTGATGTGGAAGTACGAGGCGGTGGCCTACCCGCTGATCCTCAAGCATGTCGGCGTGCTCTACCAGAGCCTCTACCTGACGGGCACGGCGATGGGACTGGCGGTCTGCGGGCTGGGCGGTGGGGATGCCGCGGACTTCGCGACGGCCAGCGGACTCGACTGGCTGACCGAGGGAACGGTCGGCGAGTTCGTGGTGGGCAGCCGTCCGGCGACCTTGCGTCAGGACATCGGCGTGCCCAGAAGAGAAGCCCGCAGATGA
- a CDS encoding HlyD family efflux transporter periplasmic adaptor subunit, which produces MKFRFKALQRMREPDELDSPTLLAAPRGWIALFVVMITMGAALLWVFVGRIPISVDAPGLLTRHGGTALVQSPYAGMVQEVLAQPADTVTQGQALARVEDDSGHVRVVSAPFAGQVVGVPVGDGEVVQPGSTVAAIERTDVGGSSADGSATGSGGDVVAMVFVPAARAIGLAPGEPVDLSVSTAPAGAFGLLRGTIESVSPYPLTREAVSGLVGGDLAAGAYAGSSPPRLVVVDLLPDPHTPTGFAWTSASGPPGRLTTQVSVTATIDLGHQTPFDMFLGR; this is translated from the coding sequence ATGAAGTTCCGCTTCAAGGCGCTGCAGCGCATGCGGGAGCCCGACGAGCTGGACTCGCCGACGCTGCTGGCCGCGCCGCGCGGCTGGATCGCGCTCTTCGTGGTCATGATCACGATGGGTGCGGCGCTGCTGTGGGTGTTCGTCGGGCGCATTCCGATCAGCGTGGACGCGCCCGGGCTGCTGACCCGGCACGGCGGCACCGCGCTGGTGCAGAGCCCGTACGCGGGGATGGTCCAGGAGGTGCTGGCCCAGCCGGCCGACACGGTGACGCAGGGTCAGGCGCTGGCCAGGGTCGAGGACGACTCCGGGCACGTGCGGGTGGTCAGCGCCCCGTTCGCCGGACAGGTGGTCGGCGTTCCTGTGGGCGACGGCGAGGTGGTCCAGCCGGGCTCCACGGTGGCCGCGATCGAGCGCACCGACGTCGGCGGCTCCTCCGCCGACGGCTCGGCCACCGGTTCCGGCGGTGACGTGGTGGCGATGGTCTTCGTCCCGGCCGCCCGCGCGATCGGACTCGCCCCCGGCGAGCCGGTCGACCTGTCCGTCTCCACGGCGCCGGCGGGCGCCTTCGGGCTGCTGCGCGGCACCATCGAGTCGGTCAGCCCCTACCCGCTGACCAGGGAGGCGGTCTCCGGCCTGGTCGGCGGCGACCTGGCGGCCGGCGCCTACGCGGGAAGCTCGCCGCCGCGCCTGGTGGTGGTGGACCTGCTGCCCGATCCGCACACGCCGACGGGTTTCGCCTGGACCTCGGCCAGCGGACCGCCGGGCCGGCTGACCACCCAGGTCTCCGTCACGGCGACCATCGACCTGGGCCACCAGACCCCGTTCGACATGTTCCTCGGCCGATGA
- a CDS encoding YciI family protein: MEFVFLIHGDEKVWDAMSEADEARMDASHARFGRELHEAGVKVVYGCGLARSRASRLVRAPGPVLSGPVVDGPYAEGREQLGGLWVLDLPGQAEAEEWARRMPYAPGDLVEIRPVRAT, translated from the coding sequence ATGGAATTCGTCTTCCTGATCCACGGGGACGAGAAGGTCTGGGACGCCATGTCCGAGGCGGACGAGGCCCGCATGGACGCCTCGCACGCCCGTTTCGGCCGTGAACTGCACGAGGCCGGCGTCAAGGTCGTCTACGGCTGCGGCCTGGCCCGCAGCCGGGCGTCGCGCCTGGTGCGCGCCCCCGGCCCGGTCCTCTCCGGGCCCGTCGTCGACGGCCCCTACGCCGAGGGCCGGGAGCAGCTGGGCGGCCTGTGGGTGCTCGACCTGCCCGGCCAGGCCGAGGCCGAGGAGTGGGCCCGCCGGATGCCCTACGCGCCCGGGGACCTCGTCGAGATCCGCCCGGTCCGCGCGACCTGA
- a CDS encoding NHLP family bacteriocin export ABC transporter peptidase/permease/ATPase subunit has product MTDTLARGTTGAPPEAPEPPRRSRRGLRQRGGRPRPSRGWRYTVPTVLQMESVECGAASLAMILGHYGRHVPLEDLRSACGVSRDGARASSVLGAARSYGLVARGYQTEADQLKDLTGPVIIFWAFQHFMVVEGVRSRYGRTVVAVNDPASGPRLMDWEEFDSGFTGIVLSFEPGPDFRPGGDKGGIGLALLERRLPSGRAMPLVLMASILLVVPGLAVPAFTRVYIDRVLSGSGTGYFVPLLAAMSFTALATFVLTSVQRHYLLRLEIRMGLVSSARFFRHLLRLPVDFYLQRRPAEVAKRVSGNDVVAEILSRDFVLTVVNLVLVLFYAVLLIRDDVLLGVIGVSMALLNIVVLRSVSRSRTDAVAALRTDRGNLTATTFTTLSLIETVKATGAEPDAFSRWAGFMAKVVTAKQKLGVPTAVLTVIPPMLAALNSGLILLVGGQRVVDGAMSVGLLVSFQTLLVALSRPVTQLTNLGGRLQDVTADIKRLYDVERYPVAEVFSRPEPAAGPRLDGRLEFEHVRFGYSPLGEPVIKDLSLTVLPGSRVAVVGGSGSGKSTLGRLLTGLYTPWSGRILLDGKPREEIARTVLASSLAYVDQEISLFEGTVRDNLTLWNDDVPDEAVSAALDDAAVFETVMTRPGGIHSMVLEGGRNFSGGQRQRLELARALAAQPTLLVLDEATSALDPETERVIMDNLRRRGCACLIIAHRLSTVRDADEIIVLERGEIAERGTHDQLLALDGRYAALIESARRDEEDEL; this is encoded by the coding sequence ATGACGGACACCCTTGCCAGAGGTACGACCGGGGCTCCGCCCGAGGCTCCCGAGCCGCCCCGCCGGAGCCGCCGCGGCCTGCGGCAGCGCGGCGGGCGGCCCAGACCCTCGCGGGGCTGGCGCTACACCGTGCCGACCGTGCTGCAGATGGAGTCGGTGGAGTGCGGCGCGGCCAGCCTGGCCATGATCCTCGGCCACTACGGCCGCCACGTCCCGCTCGAGGACCTGCGCAGCGCCTGCGGTGTCTCCCGCGACGGGGCCAGGGCCTCCAGCGTCCTGGGTGCGGCCCGCAGCTACGGCCTGGTGGCCCGCGGCTACCAGACCGAGGCGGACCAGCTCAAGGACCTGACCGGACCGGTCATCATCTTCTGGGCCTTCCAGCACTTCATGGTGGTCGAGGGGGTGCGCAGCCGGTACGGACGCACCGTGGTCGCGGTCAACGACCCGGCCAGCGGCCCGCGGCTGATGGACTGGGAGGAGTTCGACTCCGGCTTCACCGGCATCGTCCTCTCCTTCGAGCCGGGCCCCGACTTCCGGCCCGGCGGCGACAAGGGCGGCATCGGACTCGCTCTGCTGGAACGGCGGCTGCCCAGCGGCCGCGCCATGCCGCTGGTGCTGATGGCCAGCATCCTGCTGGTCGTCCCCGGTCTCGCGGTGCCCGCGTTCACCCGCGTCTACATCGACCGGGTGCTCTCCGGCAGCGGCACCGGCTACTTCGTGCCGCTGCTGGCGGCGATGTCCTTCACCGCCCTGGCCACCTTCGTCCTCACCTCCGTGCAGCGGCACTACCTGCTGCGGTTGGAGATCCGGATGGGGCTGGTCAGCTCGGCCCGCTTCTTCCGGCACCTGCTGCGGCTGCCGGTCGACTTCTACCTGCAGCGGCGCCCGGCGGAGGTGGCCAAGCGGGTCTCCGGCAACGACGTGGTCGCGGAGATCCTCTCCCGTGACTTCGTGCTGACCGTGGTCAACCTGGTCCTGGTGCTCTTCTACGCGGTGCTGCTGATCCGCGACGACGTGCTGCTCGGCGTCATCGGCGTCAGCATGGCGCTGCTCAACATCGTCGTGCTGCGCTCCGTCTCCCGCTCCCGCACCGACGCGGTCGCGGCGCTGCGCACCGACCGGGGCAACCTCACCGCCACCACCTTCACCACGCTGAGCCTGATCGAGACGGTCAAGGCCACCGGCGCCGAGCCCGACGCGTTCAGCCGCTGGGCCGGCTTCATGGCCAAGGTCGTCACCGCCAAGCAGAAGCTGGGCGTGCCGACCGCGGTGCTGACCGTCATCCCGCCCATGCTGGCCGCCCTCAACAGCGGGCTGATCCTGCTGGTCGGCGGGCAGCGGGTGGTGGACGGCGCGATGAGCGTGGGTCTGCTGGTCTCCTTCCAGACCCTGCTGGTGGCGCTGAGCCGCCCGGTCACGCAGCTGACCAACCTGGGCGGCCGGCTGCAGGACGTCACGGCGGACATCAAGCGGCTCTACGACGTGGAGCGCTACCCCGTCGCGGAGGTCTTCTCCCGGCCCGAGCCCGCGGCCGGTCCCCGGCTGGACGGGCGGCTGGAGTTCGAGCACGTCCGCTTCGGCTACAGCCCGCTCGGCGAGCCGGTCATCAAGGACCTCTCGCTGACCGTGCTCCCCGGCAGCAGGGTGGCGGTGGTCGGCGGCTCCGGCAGCGGCAAGTCCACGCTGGGGCGCCTGCTGACGGGCCTCTACACGCCGTGGTCGGGTCGCATCCTGCTGGACGGCAAGCCCCGCGAGGAGATCGCGCGCACCGTGCTGGCCTCCTCGCTGGCCTACGTCGACCAGGAGATCTCCCTCTTCGAGGGGACCGTCAGGGACAACCTGACGCTCTGGAACGACGACGTGCCCGACGAGGCGGTCTCCGCGGCGCTCGACGACGCCGCCGTCTTCGAGACCGTGATGACCAGGCCCGGCGGCATCCACAGCATGGTGCTGGAGGGCGGCCGCAACTTCAGCGGCGGACAGCGGCAGCGGCTCGAACTGGCCCGCGCCCTGGCCGCCCAGCCCACCCTGCTGGTGCTGGACGAGGCCACCAGCGCGCTGGACCCGGAGACCGAGCGCGTGATCATGGACAACCTGCGCCGCCGCGGCTGCGCCTGCCTGATCATCGCGCACCGCCTCTCCACCGTCCGCGACGCCGACGAGATCATCGTGCTCGAGCGCGGCGAGATCGCCGAACGCGGCACCCACGACCAGCTGTTGGCCCTCGACGGGCGCTACGCCGCGCTGATCGAGTCGGCCAGGCGCGACGAGGAGGACGAGCTGTGA
- a CDS encoding TOMM precursor leader peptide-binding protein, with protein sequence MERPRLKAHFLTEVVDGSKVFLLGEGQDYLVQGAAAVHLLPYLDGRRTVAEILEQLSGTLSLGPALTALRRYEVAGHLAEGRPDLPDAALAYWDAQGIDPAQVVAAAERTELLVTASGLAETAPFLDALRAMGLRAREVDHEQAVLAGPDTMTVVLVDDYLDPLLDRLNQARLADGRPWLLARPTGTAPWLGPLLRPGSTGCWSCIRQRISGNRQVERYLSGKRGQTVPFHPATAAVPAGPRTVAQLLAAETAKLLATGASERLDGRMISLDLPTLGTEEHVLIRQPQCPSCGDPGLIGERSPKVVLTARPARHTTDGGYRVQAPQATYDRLKKHISPYLGAITKLGAHEETGNGITFSFTAGHNFAMVNDNMDLLRRNMRGQSGGKGRSEIQAKVSAVCEAIERYSAVWRGEERVVHAAYQDLDPAVALHMDELLLFSPEQFAHRLEWNANPMHRLHLVPDPFRTELQLDWSTAWSLTHETERLVPAGYAWYGHPDMARHFYCVSDSNGCASGNTVEEAVLQGFCEVVERDAVALWWYNRLARPAFDLDSLGDPYVDTMRAFYASMDRELWVLDITSDLGVPTFAAISRRDHEVEDVMVGFGAHPDPRIAAIRALTEVNQFLPFVDRRDENGATVYRTDDLETLAWCREAKVADEPWLRPDPTARPSTVADFAPLVGHDLAGHVADCVARARACGVEVIVLDQSRPDLDLSVVKVIAPGMRHFWRRTGPGRLFDVPVRQRWLDAPRTEAELNPKNVFF encoded by the coding sequence ATGGAGCGACCGCGCCTCAAAGCGCATTTCCTGACCGAAGTGGTGGACGGGTCCAAGGTCTTCCTGCTGGGCGAGGGCCAGGACTATCTGGTCCAGGGCGCCGCGGCGGTGCACCTGCTGCCGTATCTGGACGGGCGCCGTACCGTCGCGGAGATCCTGGAGCAGCTGAGCGGGACGCTGTCCCTCGGCCCCGCGCTCACCGCCCTGCGCCGTTACGAGGTGGCCGGCCACCTGGCCGAGGGCCGCCCCGACCTCCCCGACGCCGCGCTCGCCTACTGGGACGCCCAGGGGATCGACCCTGCCCAGGTGGTGGCCGCCGCCGAGCGGACCGAACTCCTGGTCACCGCCTCTGGCCTGGCCGAGACCGCGCCCTTCCTCGACGCGCTGCGCGCCATGGGACTGCGGGCCAGGGAGGTGGACCACGAGCAGGCGGTCCTGGCCGGACCCGACACCATGACCGTGGTGCTGGTCGACGACTACCTCGACCCGCTGCTGGACCGCCTCAACCAGGCCCGGCTCGCGGACGGCCGGCCGTGGCTGCTGGCCCGGCCCACCGGCACCGCACCCTGGCTGGGCCCGCTGCTGCGTCCTGGCAGCACCGGCTGCTGGAGCTGCATCCGGCAGCGGATCAGTGGCAACCGCCAGGTGGAGCGCTACCTGAGCGGCAAGCGCGGCCAGACGGTCCCGTTCCACCCCGCCACCGCCGCCGTGCCGGCCGGGCCGCGGACGGTGGCCCAGCTGCTGGCCGCGGAGACGGCGAAGCTGCTGGCGACCGGCGCGTCGGAGCGGCTGGACGGCCGCATGATCAGCCTGGACCTGCCGACGCTCGGCACCGAGGAACACGTGCTGATCCGCCAGCCCCAGTGCCCCTCCTGCGGCGACCCCGGACTGATCGGCGAGCGCAGCCCCAAGGTGGTGCTGACCGCCCGTCCCGCCCGCCACACCACCGACGGCGGCTACCGGGTGCAGGCCCCGCAGGCCACCTACGACCGGCTGAAGAAGCACATCAGCCCCTACCTCGGCGCCATCACCAAGCTGGGCGCGCACGAGGAGACCGGCAACGGGATCACCTTCAGCTTCACCGCCGGCCACAACTTCGCCATGGTCAACGACAACATGGACCTGCTGCGCCGCAACATGCGCGGCCAGAGCGGCGGCAAGGGGCGCTCGGAGATCCAGGCCAAGGTCAGCGCCGTCTGCGAGGCCATCGAGCGGTACTCGGCGGTCTGGCGCGGCGAGGAGCGCGTGGTCCACGCCGCCTACCAGGACCTCGACCCGGCCGTGGCGCTGCACATGGACGAGCTGCTGCTCTTCTCGCCGGAGCAGTTCGCCCACCGGCTGGAGTGGAACGCCAACCCGATGCACCGGCTCCACCTGGTGCCGGACCCCTTCCGCACCGAGCTGCAGCTGGACTGGTCCACCGCCTGGTCGCTGACCCACGAGACCGAGCGCCTGGTCCCGGCCGGCTACGCCTGGTACGGACACCCGGACATGGCGCGGCACTTCTACTGCGTCAGCGACTCCAACGGCTGCGCCAGCGGCAACACCGTCGAGGAGGCCGTCCTCCAGGGCTTCTGCGAGGTCGTTGAGCGCGACGCGGTGGCGCTCTGGTGGTACAACCGGCTGGCCCGCCCGGCGTTCGACCTGGACTCGCTGGGCGATCCCTACGTCGACACGATGCGCGCCTTCTACGCGTCGATGGACCGCGAGCTGTGGGTCCTGGACATCACCTCCGACCTGGGCGTGCCCACCTTCGCGGCGATCTCGCGGCGGGACCACGAGGTCGAGGACGTGATGGTCGGCTTCGGCGCGCACCCCGACCCGCGGATCGCCGCGATCCGGGCGCTGACCGAGGTCAACCAGTTCCTCCCGTTCGTCGACCGCAGGGACGAGAACGGCGCCACGGTCTACCGCACCGACGACCTGGAGACCCTGGCGTGGTGCCGGGAGGCCAAGGTCGCCGACGAGCCCTGGCTCCGGCCCGACCCGACGGCCAGGCCCTCCACCGTGGCCGACTTCGCCCCGCTGGTCGGGCACGACCTGGCCGGGCACGTCGCGGACTGTGTGGCCCGCGCCCGCGCGTGCGGGGTCGAGGTGATCGTGCTGGACCAGAGCCGCCCAGACCTGGATCTCAGCGTGGTCAAGGTGATCGCCCCCGGCATGCGGCACTTCTGGCGCCGCACCGGTCCCGGCCGGCTCTTCGACGTCCCGGTCCGCCAGCGCTGGCTGGACGCGCCCAGGACCGAGGCGGAGCTCAACCCCAAGAACGTCTTCTTCTAG
- a CDS encoding YciI family protein has translation MEYALLIYGPEVAWDEMSENEREERFTANRAFGRAMFEAGVRVVYGARLARPDFAEAEPRAGEGVLELGGMWLIDVETEEEARTWADRVPVFGENRVELRRCDGPRRREEN, from the coding sequence ATGGAGTACGCATTGCTCATCTACGGGCCCGAGGTGGCCTGGGACGAGATGTCGGAGAACGAGCGCGAGGAGCGCTTCACCGCCAACCGGGCCTTCGGCCGGGCGATGTTCGAGGCCGGCGTCCGGGTCGTGTACGGCGCCCGGCTGGCCCGTCCGGACTTCGCCGAGGCGGAGCCCCGCGCCGGCGAGGGCGTGCTGGAGCTGGGCGGGATGTGGCTGATCGACGTGGAGACCGAGGAGGAGGCCCGCACCTGGGCCGACCGGGTCCCGGTCTTCGGCGAGAACCGGGTTGAGCTGAGGCGCTGCGACGGGCCGCGCCGACGTGAGGAGAACTGA